GAAGATATGGCCCGCTATTTTGATAACAGAGGCTTTGCCGACTGGATTCATCCGCTCAGCCGCGCCCCGATGATTAAGGCGCAGCACCCTGACTATGAGGTGTTCACCACCGGTATTCATTATCAGAGAGGCGTATCCTGCTCGGATTGCCACATGCCGTACAAAACCGAAGGCGGCATGAAATTTACGGACCATCAGATACAGAGTCCGCTTAACAACATCGCGGCAGCCTGTCAGACCTGTCACCGGCAGAGTGAAGCCGAGCTGATCCGCAACGTGTACGACCGTCAGGATATGGTGAAGGAAGTACGCGTGAAGCTGGAAGACGCGCTCGTTCTCGCGCACCTTGAGGCGGAATTCGCCTGGAATCTGGGCGCAACCGAAGATCAGATGCGCGAAGCCCTGCACCTGATTCGTCACGCGCAATGGCGCTGGGACTACGCCGCAGCCACACACGGCGGCTCCTTCCACGCACCGCTTGAGCTTACCCGCACCATCGGTGACGGCCTTGATATGGCACACCGCGCGCGCCGCAAGATTGCCACAACCCTGGCCGAACTTGGTCACATCGGCGATCCCCCGCTGCCCGATGTTTCTACCAAGCTATTGGCGCAGCAATACATTGGCATTGATGTAGATGCGCTGCAGGCTGAAAAAGACCGCTTCCTCGAAGAGCTGGTTCCCCAATGGCTGCAGGAAGCTGCCGCAACACACGAGCGCTGGGATGTGCGCCGTCGTGAAAACCCTACCAATTACATCAACCCGTAATACCCCGCAACAGTCGTATGCAAAGCTGAAAAAATCATCAGGCGGCGGCTGTCACGCCATCAGACAGACGCCGCGCATACGGCAGCAACTTAATTTTTTTAACCCAATAATTAATGTGTTATGCGCCTGAACAACGCTCAAAATAAACGCGAAGCGGGTTCGCAACCCCGCAAAAAGCCCGTCTGGACCGGCCCATGGGGCTATACCGAAGGCTGGCTGATCTGCCTCGGTCTGCTAATCACCGGTACAGCCTTACAGCTCACCATTGGAGGACTCAACCCCAATGCCCTCTCCTGGCCGGTCAACATCATCACCGGCAGCATTTTTACCGGTATTCTGATTTTTGCCTGGTACTTTCTGCGCAGCCTGCCGATGGTCAACTGGCTGGCGCGCGTACCTGCCGCCATCACCTCTATTGCCCTGCTCACCTTTCTGGTCCTCATCATGGGCTTCAACCTTCAGGAAGACGCCGGTAACCCGGTCTGGGTGCAGAAGCTCGGCCTTTCCAACATGACAAGTTCCTGGCCGTTTTTATTCGGGATGATGTTCTTCATGGCCTCCCTCGGCATGGCTACCCTGAAACGGCTCACGCCCATGAAAGGCCGGAACATCGGCTTTTTCCTGAACCATGCCGGACTCTACATTGCCATCCTCGGTGGACTGCTGGGCGCGGCGGATCTCAAGCGCGTTTTCTTCGACCTCACAGAAGGAGAAGTGATGTGGGGCGCCGTTGACCGTGCCGGCGTGTATTACGAGATGCCCATGCCCGTAGAACTCGAGCGCTTCAACATGGAAGAATTCAATCCCAAGATTGCCATCATCTACAGTGAAACCGGCCGGATTGTGCCGGAATCCATCAATCAGATGTTTGAAATGGGGAAAGGCCATCGCGGCAATCTGTACGGCTGGGATGTGGAAATCCTCGAGTTCCATAAAATGTCGGGCCGCATCGACGGTCGTTTTGAGCCGGTTGTGGACTACGGCGCACCGCCCTCCGCGCTTGTGCGGGTCACGGATGCAGACGGTCAGCAGCTCGAAGGCTGGATTACAAGCGGCAGCTTCATGTATCCGCATCAGCTGCTGCAGGTAGATCACGAAATGGCCATCGCCATGACGATCCCGCAGGCGAGTCACTACAGTTCTGATGTGGTGATCTACACTCCCGACGGCGAGATGCGTCAGGCGCGGGTGGAAGTCAACAAACCTGTAACGGTCAACGGCTGGAAGCTCTATCAGTTCAGCTACGACGACCGCTTCGGCAAATGGTCATCTTCCTCGACCATCGAAGCCATCCGTGACCCCTGGCTGCCAGTCGTGTACCTCGGCATTTTCATGCTGATTGCCGGTTCGGTTTACCTCATGACTCTCGGCAAAGCGCCCGATCCGGAGCCGGATCAAACCGCGGGATTTGATAAAGCCGGAAAGCCATCCATCGAAACAAAAACAGAACCCCTCAAAGCGGCTGTTAGCGAAGATGCACCCAACAGGCAGCCCGAACGCCTGCGCAAACCTGAACCCGAACTGTTAGAAGTATAGTGCCATGATGCCCATCGACCCAACCTTATTCACCCTTGCCTCCATAGCCCTCTGGGCCGTGGGGATGGCGCTCTTCCTGATTGCCGGGGAGCGCAGAACCATCAAACTGCTGGCGCACGCGAGCTATCTCTCCGGCGTAGTTGTCCTGGCCGTATTTGCCTGGCTGCTCTGGGATATTCTCGATCGTCCGCCCATGCGCACCCTGGGCGAAACCCGCCTGTGGTACGCCATGTTCCTGCCGGTCATCGGCTATGCGACCTACATGCGCTGGAACTACAGCTGGATTCTGCACTACAGCGGCGCTGTTGCCATCGTATTTGTGGCGATCAACCTGATTTACCCCGACAACTACGACCGCGATCTCATGCCTGCCCTGCAAAGCATCTGGTTCGTGCCGCACGTGATTGTGTACATCTTTGCCTACGCGCTGCTTGCGGCCTCGGCTATCGTAGCGGTTAAGGGCCTTGCGATACAGTATTTGGGCCTCAACTGGAAATGGAGCATACAGCTGGCCGACAACCTCGTGTATCTCGGCCTCGGCTTCCTCACGCTCGGGCTGCTGTTTGGCGCGCTTTGGGGCAAAGAAGCCTGGGGACACTACTGGATGTGGGATCCCCAAGAGACCTGGGCCTTCCTTACCTGGATCGGATACCTCGGCTACATTCATTTCCGCTATCACAAACCCGGTAAAACCGCCGAAGCCAACTGGATGCTCGCGGTCGCCTTCATCATTCTGCTGATTGCCTGGTTTGGCGTAAACTATCTGCCTTCCGCGGCCAACAGCGTGCACACTTACACCCAATAAGCGCAGGAAAGAGGGAGAAAAAGGCTGAATCTCACGAAGGTTCAGCCTTTTTTATGGTCTCATGTTCTGTAAATAAAAAAGGCTGCGCCGAATAAACGGGCAGCCTTTTGGAGGTGTACGGGGCTATGCTTGGGTGATGGCTTATGTACACTACAAGTCCGGATCTTATGCTTTAGTAAATATTATAGCATAAGGTTACTATAAACTTGCGTTTATTAAACAAAATGGAAGGTCTGAATAAGGACGGGGCATGCAGACCGGAAAGTATGGGGCGATTGTATTATAGCGGGTAAAACCGCTTAGACAATTGATTCCCATAACAGTTTTCAATACACTGTAACAATGTCATTGAGAAAAATGCATGTTTATTGGTGTGTTTTAAGAAGAGGGTGACAGTCTGCTTGCTACAATATTACGCATGCACAACTCTTCGGGCAGTGCTTCGAAGCTAAGCCCATCGATGCCTAAGAAGGCAAGCTGATTTCCAGGTTTGGCAACCCAGTCGTTCACGGCTATGGTGTAGGTTTTAAACGGGTCTATCGTATTCGGAAAAGCACCAACGACAAATTCACCGGTGCGCTCTTCCCACTTATGGTTGCTAAACTGATTGGCACGCTTGATGATTTGCTTGAGTTGGGAACCCCTGACTTCGGCTTTAAAAAGACTGCTGTCAAACCGGATAGTATTGTCAATGTCATAGAATCTGACCTTTCCGAAAGGTAAAACGGGGCCAAAGGTTGTGTTGTTGATGAAGGCCGCATCTGTACCTGCAGCGCGTCTGAACCAGTTTACGGTATTAGAAATAAATGCATGAGGCGTAGTATGCTGCAAAAAGCTGCCGGCTGTTGCGCTCTCTGTACTGTTGAGATGACGTGCCTCCTGTGTTTTAATCATCTGTCCCATTTCAGTGTCTTCGCCAATGTGATCATCAAACTCAACAGTTGTGATTTTGTAGCTGCGCGGATTGGTACCGTCACGGGGCGACATTTCAATGATATCGCACAGATGGCCTCCCCATGCAGTATGCAGTGCCAGCCAGGAGTCGGTTTGCAAGTGCGCCCTTAAATGGTCGTGACCGCCGAGTACAACACTTCCGGCGGGCATTTTATCAAGTACTTCATTATCAGCGATGAAGCCATCGTGATTCATCACAATGTGTACCGCGCCATTGTGGAGCAGACTTCCCAGTTTTTCATTCAGATATTGGGATGGTTCCGGAAAATGCCATGTATTCCTGTGTATGGGCTGGTACGTGTCAGGATTGCTGCATGACAGACCGATAATGCGGAGCAACTGATTGTTTTGGGTAACCGTGATGGCTGTTGAAGCAAGGTTGCTGCCATCAGCCTTGTTTCTGATATTAGAAACAACAGCAATATCGAGCCGGCGCATACGCTCAACTACGCGACTAAAATCATTTTCAAGACCTCCCTCGTGATTCCCAAGATTGACTACAACCTGCGCATGTTTACTCAGGCGTTCAAGAAAGTACCACTCCAGCGCGCCTTTGGAGCGTGAAGCGACTTTGTTACTCGTTTCAAAAATATCGCCATTGATAAGTATGAGTTGTCTTTCGCCACTTTGCTGGTGTAACTGCGAAACAAAGTTGAGAATACGTGGGAAATGACGGTGAGAAGAATGCAGGTCAGCAAGGCAGATTACCCGCATTTGCTGATTGTTGTCTTCATCATCAAAATTTGGTTTGAGGCATGCGCTCAGGGATAACATGCCCAGAAAACCTGTTGCGCTTAATTGAAGGAAGCGCGACCTGCTCATGATTTTCGTTTTATCCATTCTGATGAATATGCTATAATGAGTCCTAAAATAGTGGCAAGAAGCTCAACTGTTACAGTCCGGAGGCAGTCTAACGCATTTAACATTAAGACTACCTTATATTTGTAAAAAGATTGAAGCAAAAAAATTCCCTCAGCGCTGAGGGATGTATATTCGAGCCTGAAGCAATACCTAACCCTTTTGAAGCTCGAATTAAAGAATATAGAAATGATCAAATACATCTGCACAACTTTTTTGCTGTTTTTTTTTCCGTACATCTTGACTGCTCAGACAGGCACGGATGATGCTGTTTATCAGATGCCGCCTGAGGAGGTGGTTGCGATTGTGGATGCTCCCGCTACGCCAGCCGTATCCCTGAGTCCGAACCGGGAGTATATGATGCTGATGCACAGAGCGGGCCTGCCCGGTATTATTGAGCTGGCACAGCCGGAGCTGAGGCTGGCGGGAATCCGGATTAACCCGCGCACCAATGGCCCGAGTCGCGCAAGCGGTTTTACAGGTCTGGCTCTTGTTGATATGGCAAACGGTGAGGAAATCGCCGTTTCGGGCTTACCTGATGATGCTTCCATCGGCAGTGTGAGCTGGTCGCCTGATGGCACCCGCTTTGCCTTCACCAACACAACGCTTGATGCGGTTGAGCTTTGGATGGGCTCGGTAGCTTCCCGCTCTGTTTCGCTTGTACCGGATATTCAGGTGAATGATACCTATTTCGGGTCGAGTCTGAGCTGGCACCCTTCTTCTGAAATCCTGTATGTGCGGGCCGTACCTGCGGGCAGAGGCGACGCGCCGGAACCGGAACTTGCCCCGCGCGGACCTGTTATTCAGGAAAATATCGGCCGGTCGGCTCCGGCTCGCACCTATCAGGATATGCTGAGCAATGCACATGATGAAGCGCTGTTCGAGTACTATTTTACGGCTCAGATTAAAGAAGTACAGGTCACTGATTTTACCCGCCGTGAAGTGGGTGAGGCCGGCATTATCAGAAGCATGTCGCCGGCGCCGGGCGGGGCGTATCTTATGGTGGCCTTTACCGACCGCCCGTTTTCGTACACTGTTCCGGCTTCCCGCTTTCCGGTACGTACGGAGATTTGGGACACGGACGGAAATGTGGTTGAGACCGTCGCTGAAATTCCGCTGCAGAATGAAATCCCCATCGGGTTCAATGCTACGTCAGTTGGTCCGCGCAGCATTACCTGGCGCAATGATGCGCCGGCTACGGTGGTATGGGTAGAAGCGCAGGATGAGGGCAATCCCCGTGTGGAAGCTGATACGCGCGATCTTGTCTTCATGCAGGAAGTACCGTTTACCGGGGCGCCTGATGTGCTTGCACGGCTTGAATACCGCTTTAGCGGCATTATGTGGGGACATGGCGAGCTTGCCCTTATTCGCGAGCGCTGGTTCGATAACCGCAACGAGCGCTTGTGGCGGGTTGCCCCCGATAACATCCGGGGAAGTCAGCTGCTGGTTTGGGACCGCAATTACGAAGATATTTACAACGATCCGGGAAGTCCGCAAATGCGCGTCAGTGACTCCGGTAATATGGTGCTGAATACCGATGACAGCGGATTCGGTATTTTTCTGACCGCGCTCGGTGCTTCAGATGAGGGTAACCGCCCGTTTCTGGACCGGCTTGACCTCACTTCGGAACAAACGGAGCGCCTTTGGCAAAGTGCTTCGCCATTCTACGAGCGGGTCGTTACCATGCTGGATAACACCGGTTCGCAGGTGATTACGCTGCGGGAGTCTCAGACGGTACCTGCTAATTATTTTCAGCGGGATTTATCGGCGGATACAGAAATTGCGCTCACACAGTTCGAACATCCCAACCCGGACTTACGCGATGTGCGGCGTGAGCTTGTTACGTATGAGCGGGCCGATGGGGTGCCCCTGAGCGGAACCCTGCTGCTTCCGCCGGGCTACGATCCGGAAACCGATGGCCGGCTTCCGCTAATGGTTTGGGCGTATCCGCGGGAGTTCAGAAGTGCTGATGCCGCCGGACAGCGTTCGGATTCTCCGTATCGGTTTGTGAATATCGGATACTGGGGACCGCAGTGGCTGATCACGCAGGGCTACGCTGTGCTCGACGCCGCAACCATGCCCATTGTCGGAGAAGGCGATAAAGAACCCAATGATACCTTTATTGATCAGCTGATTATGAACAGTGAGGCGGCTATCGATGCTGTGGCTGATATGGGTATTGCAGATCCGAACCGCGCAGCGATTGGCGGGCACAGCTATGGCGCGTTCATGGTCGCGCACATCCTGGGGAATTCGGATTTGTTCCGCGCCGGTATTGCGCGGAGCGGCGCCTACAACCGAAGCCTGACCCCGTTTGGGTTTCAGCGGGAACAGCGTACCCTTTGGGATGATACCAATCTGTATATCACCATGTCTCCTTTCTTTAACGCGCACAACATTAAGCACCCTATTCTGCTGATTCACGGGGAAGCGGATAACAATTCCGGGACTTTTCCGCTGCAGAGCGAGCGGCTCTTTCAGGCCATTCAGGGTCTTGGGGGCACGGCACGTCTGGTGATGCTGCCGCATGAATCGCACGGCTACCGCGCCCGCGAGTCTGTGATGCACATGCTGTGGGAAACACACCGCTGGCTCGATAAATTTGTGAAGCACGCGGACGAACTTACGGAAGCAAATTAACCCGCATTATTCACAATTAAACAGAATTTATTTGCTAAATGTAAGTTTAATTTCGACTTAGTGAAAAACACCGGTAGCCCAAATTTGGGTGTGGTTTAAAGACTGCGAAATTTCCCCGCTGGCTACGTTAAAGCTGAAAACTCATGCTCAGGGTACTTAGGTACCCTTCCGCTGAGTTTTCAGCTTCGCCTTGCCAGCAAGAAAATTTCTTGGTGAATAATGCGGGTTAATCGAATCCCGTGATTTCATCACAAAATCGGGTCGGTGCCAAATTACAGGTGCCGGCCCGTTTTTGTTTATGGAGGATGTGCAAAAGGAAAAGAAAGGCAGGGCAGGGGGGAGGCGTTGCTGCTGCAAAAAAGCAACGCCTCCATCTTAGGTTTAGGAGCCCGGAGTCTGCCACGGCGCACCTGATGTTCACGGAGTTTCCCCCAAATAAAAAAACTTCCGAATCGCTTAGTGGCCGGGTTCGGGCGATGCGGTTTGAATACGATTGCGCGTACCGGGGGCGGAGGGCGGTCAGTAGGTTTTGGTCATGCGTTCGTGGACCTGCAGCAC
This genomic stretch from Cyclonatronum proteinivorum harbors:
- a CDS encoding ammonia-forming cytochrome c nitrite reductase subunit c552 produces the protein MSSISNSIQKRPWLGWLLFIGTMVVVFLLGVLTYTIIENRTAGQFAFVSSAQIDPLEPRAEVWGSFFPRQFNTYNQMADTTFRSKHLGSQRRDLLEDNPAFVILFAGFGFSRDYNLSRGHIYSVSDTRETLRTGAPQQAGDGPMPATCWTCKSPDVVRLMDEHGVAGFYAKQWSDFGNEVVNPINCATCHESDDMSLSLALPALTETFARLGRDISTASHQEMRSLTCAQCHVEYYFGEDNYLIFPWDEGMTAEDMARYFDNRGFADWIHPLSRAPMIKAQHPDYEVFTTGIHYQRGVSCSDCHMPYKTEGGMKFTDHQIQSPLNNIAAACQTCHRQSEAELIRNVYDRQDMVKEVRVKLEDALVLAHLEAEFAWNLGATEDQMREALHLIRHAQWRWDYAAATHGGSFHAPLELTRTIGDGLDMAHRARRKIATTLAELGHIGDPPLPDVSTKLLAQQYIGIDVDALQAEKDRFLEELVPQWLQEAAATHERWDVRRRENPTNYINP
- a CDS encoding cytochrome c biogenesis protein ResB; the protein is MRLNNAQNKREAGSQPRKKPVWTGPWGYTEGWLICLGLLITGTALQLTIGGLNPNALSWPVNIITGSIFTGILIFAWYFLRSLPMVNWLARVPAAITSIALLTFLVLIMGFNLQEDAGNPVWVQKLGLSNMTSSWPFLFGMMFFMASLGMATLKRLTPMKGRNIGFFLNHAGLYIAILGGLLGAADLKRVFFDLTEGEVMWGAVDRAGVYYEMPMPVELERFNMEEFNPKIAIIYSETGRIVPESINQMFEMGKGHRGNLYGWDVEILEFHKMSGRIDGRFEPVVDYGAPPSALVRVTDADGQQLEGWITSGSFMYPHQLLQVDHEMAIAMTIPQASHYSSDVVIYTPDGEMRQARVEVNKPVTVNGWKLYQFSYDDRFGKWSSSSTIEAIRDPWLPVVYLGIFMLIAGSVYLMTLGKAPDPEPDQTAGFDKAGKPSIETKTEPLKAAVSEDAPNRQPERLRKPEPELLEV
- a CDS encoding cytochrome c biogenesis protein; this encodes MPIDPTLFTLASIALWAVGMALFLIAGERRTIKLLAHASYLSGVVVLAVFAWLLWDILDRPPMRTLGETRLWYAMFLPVIGYATYMRWNYSWILHYSGAVAIVFVAINLIYPDNYDRDLMPALQSIWFVPHVIVYIFAYALLAASAIVAVKGLAIQYLGLNWKWSIQLADNLVYLGLGFLTLGLLFGALWGKEAWGHYWMWDPQETWAFLTWIGYLGYIHFRYHKPGKTAEANWMLAVAFIILLIAWFGVNYLPSAANSVHTYTQ
- a CDS encoding metallophosphoesterase, which codes for MDKTKIMSRSRFLQLSATGFLGMLSLSACLKPNFDDEDNNQQMRVICLADLHSSHRHFPRILNFVSQLHQQSGERQLILINGDIFETSNKVASRSKGALEWYFLERLSKHAQVVVNLGNHEGGLENDFSRVVERMRRLDIAVVSNIRNKADGSNLASTAITVTQNNQLLRIIGLSCSNPDTYQPIHRNTWHFPEPSQYLNEKLGSLLHNGAVHIVMNHDGFIADNEVLDKMPAGSVVLGGHDHLRAHLQTDSWLALHTAWGGHLCDIIEMSPRDGTNPRSYKITTVEFDDHIGEDTEMGQMIKTQEARHLNSTESATAGSFLQHTTPHAFISNTVNWFRRAAGTDAAFINNTTFGPVLPFGKVRFYDIDNTIRFDSSLFKAEVRGSQLKQIIKRANQFSNHKWEERTGEFVVGAFPNTIDPFKTYTIAVNDWVAKPGNQLAFLGIDGLSFEALPEELCMRNIVASRLSPSS
- a CDS encoding S9 family peptidase; this translates as MTAQTGTDDAVYQMPPEEVVAIVDAPATPAVSLSPNREYMMLMHRAGLPGIIELAQPELRLAGIRINPRTNGPSRASGFTGLALVDMANGEEIAVSGLPDDASIGSVSWSPDGTRFAFTNTTLDAVELWMGSVASRSVSLVPDIQVNDTYFGSSLSWHPSSEILYVRAVPAGRGDAPEPELAPRGPVIQENIGRSAPARTYQDMLSNAHDEALFEYYFTAQIKEVQVTDFTRREVGEAGIIRSMSPAPGGAYLMVAFTDRPFSYTVPASRFPVRTEIWDTDGNVVETVAEIPLQNEIPIGFNATSVGPRSITWRNDAPATVVWVEAQDEGNPRVEADTRDLVFMQEVPFTGAPDVLARLEYRFSGIMWGHGELALIRERWFDNRNERLWRVAPDNIRGSQLLVWDRNYEDIYNDPGSPQMRVSDSGNMVLNTDDSGFGIFLTALGASDEGNRPFLDRLDLTSEQTERLWQSASPFYERVVTMLDNTGSQVITLRESQTVPANYFQRDLSADTEIALTQFEHPNPDLRDVRRELVTYERADGVPLSGTLLLPPGYDPETDGRLPLMVWAYPREFRSADAAGQRSDSPYRFVNIGYWGPQWLITQGYAVLDAATMPIVGEGDKEPNDTFIDQLIMNSEAAIDAVADMGIADPNRAAIGGHSYGAFMVAHILGNSDLFRAGIARSGAYNRSLTPFGFQREQRTLWDDTNLYITMSPFFNAHNIKHPILLIHGEADNNSGTFPLQSERLFQAIQGLGGTARLVMLPHESHGYRARESVMHMLWETHRWLDKFVKHADELTEAN